One Vallitalea pronyensis genomic region harbors:
- a CDS encoding sensor histidine kinase yields the protein MSIRIKLIIAYMIMITLSGFILVTSGFGMIGSFFSNMTSIVMKDKQLDEVVYEVVDLLADLKSTEQIEPALLLDKSYMEEVEKRISEFSSTLIVKYKDDFINVGQLDVSQDFFQKLLMKNPYYHTRGERIITHQEATYFYMEHDFTYQGDRITYYFIVDVTLFRDTHTTFVRGFLFVLIIILLIVILPLTYILSRDIIQPLKKLEEGTHNIQKGNLDFKLEAQSKNEIGRVINSFDRMRYELKKSLEQQIEYEENRKELISSISHDLKTPITSIKGYVEGIMDGVANSPEKLEKYLHVIYNKSEHMDRLIDDLFLFSKLDLNRLPFDMEDIQVSRFIEDCMDELKLEQGHGDIKIKMQNQVEEDTLVIIDSQKIRRVIFNIVQNAIKYMEKDDKILTISLTERQDTVSISIMDNGVGIKKEQLPFIFNKFYRVDESRNTKAGGTGLGLSIAKQIIEAHGGTIWARSQQGEGTTICFTLKKVMNGE from the coding sequence ATGTCTATACGTATAAAATTAATTATTGCTTACATGATTATGATTACACTATCAGGCTTTATTTTAGTGACATCAGGCTTTGGTATGATTGGGAGCTTTTTTTCAAACATGACCAGTATTGTTATGAAAGATAAACAGCTAGATGAAGTGGTTTATGAAGTGGTGGATCTATTAGCAGACCTGAAAAGCACCGAACAGATAGAGCCAGCATTATTACTAGATAAGAGCTATATGGAAGAAGTGGAAAAGAGAATATCTGAATTTTCCAGTACACTGATTGTTAAGTATAAAGATGATTTTATAAATGTAGGGCAACTGGATGTATCCCAAGACTTTTTTCAGAAACTGTTAATGAAAAACCCTTATTATCACACCCGTGGAGAAAGAATAATTACACACCAAGAAGCCACCTATTTCTATATGGAACATGATTTTACTTATCAAGGGGATAGGATTACCTATTATTTTATTGTGGATGTGACCCTGTTTAGGGATACCCATACCACGTTTGTTCGAGGATTTTTGTTTGTGCTCATTATCATTCTACTTATTGTCATTTTACCGCTGACATATATCCTATCCAGAGATATTATTCAGCCGCTTAAAAAACTAGAAGAAGGTACCCATAACATTCAAAAAGGGAATCTGGATTTTAAATTAGAAGCCCAATCGAAGAATGAAATTGGCAGGGTGATTAATTCCTTTGATCGCATGCGGTATGAACTTAAAAAATCACTGGAACAGCAAATTGAATATGAGGAAAATCGAAAAGAATTGATTTCAAGTATTTCACATGACCTGAAGACACCCATTACATCCATCAAGGGTTATGTAGAAGGTATTATGGATGGTGTGGCAAACAGTCCAGAAAAATTAGAAAAATACCTACATGTCATTTATAATAAATCCGAACATATGGACCGTTTGATTGATGATTTATTTCTCTTTAGTAAATTAGATTTGAATCGTTTGCCTTTTGATATGGAAGATATTCAAGTGTCAAGATTTATAGAAGATTGTATGGATGAATTAAAACTAGAACAAGGCCATGGTGATATTAAAATTAAGATGCAGAATCAGGTGGAGGAAGATACGCTGGTCATCATCGATTCTCAGAAAATTCGACGTGTTATTTTTAATATTGTACAGAATGCCATTAAATATATGGAAAAAGATGACAAGATATTGACCATCTCTCTTACAGAAAGACAAGATACAGTGAGTATAAGTATAATGGATAACGGTGTTGGTATTAAAAAGGAACAACTACCTTTTATCTTTAATAAATTTTATCGAGTTGATGAATCACGTAATACAAAAGCTGGAGGGACAGGTCTTGGTCTATCCATTGCTAAACAAATTATAGAAGCCCATGGAGGAACCATCTGGGCAAGGAGCCAGCAAGGTGAAGGAACCACCATATGCTTCACGTTAAAAAAAGTCATGAATGGGGAATAA
- a CDS encoding ABC transporter permease: MMKQHTWVKRLKRQKQRQLMVLPGIIWLIVFCYIPIFWLVIAFKEYDITKSALEAPWVGLKYFKEFLSDERFYTMLKNTVGIGFYKLIVAFPIPIIFALFLNEIKGTKFKKFVQTASYLPHFIAWPILGGIILSWLGKTGIINHVMITLGLQDTPIYYIAKAEYFWRIAVISDVWKELGWNAIIYIAAIAGVNPVLYEAADIDGAGRFKKMWHITIQSIRPTIAILFILAVGNLLNGSNFEQIFVLRNNMNLDASEIVDLYIYNIGIGAGRFSYASAVSLLKAAASLILVLGANLVTKKLTKESIL; the protein is encoded by the coding sequence ATGATGAAACAACATACATGGGTCAAGAGGTTAAAGAGACAGAAGCAGAGACAGCTAATGGTATTACCAGGTATCATATGGTTGATTGTTTTTTGCTACATACCCATTTTTTGGCTGGTTATCGCTTTTAAAGAGTACGATATCACAAAGTCTGCCTTAGAAGCACCTTGGGTTGGGTTAAAATACTTTAAAGAATTTCTGAGTGATGAGCGATTTTATACCATGTTAAAGAATACAGTGGGTATTGGTTTTTATAAGCTCATCGTTGCATTTCCAATACCCATTATCTTTGCTTTATTTCTCAATGAGATCAAAGGGACTAAGTTCAAAAAGTTTGTACAAACAGCTTCTTATTTACCTCATTTTATTGCCTGGCCGATTCTTGGCGGTATTATCCTAAGCTGGCTGGGTAAAACAGGTATCATTAACCATGTGATGATCACGTTAGGTCTACAAGATACGCCAATCTATTACATCGCCAAGGCTGAATATTTCTGGCGGATTGCTGTTATTTCCGATGTCTGGAAGGAGTTAGGCTGGAATGCCATTATCTACATTGCAGCCATTGCAGGAGTCAATCCCGTGCTCTATGAAGCGGCAGATATCGATGGTGCTGGACGATTTAAAAAGATGTGGCACATTACCATTCAGAGCATTCGTCCCACAATTGCTATTCTATTTATTTTAGCGGTAGGTAATCTACTAAATGGCAGTAATTTTGAACAGATTTTTGTCTTAAGAAATAACATGAATCTGGATGCCAGTGAAATTGTGGATTTATATATTTATAATATTGGTATTGGAGCAGGACGTTTTTCCTATGCCAGTGCAGTCTCCTTACTAAAAGCGGCAGCGTCACTTATCTTGGTATTGGGAGCTAACCTTGTCACAAAAAAATTAACGAAAGAGTCCATACTATAG
- a CDS encoding DUF4097 family beta strand repeat-containing protein codes for MKDKKVGIITLALTLIALGMILTLNNFLVFEMSKVLKVLAALSIIALGVEFIFMEWSNRRNEEKVRLKISGLCIVVLVIIYGVSTFIPLGIVINNDNVYFNGWSLFNHQYEYKFERTYEEDAENLTKFAVKNNYGDIDIVTTETTKVTVNAMIRIALNEDDEAKAEDMADEIINLKSLGDTVELSATKYYSNTVSIDYIIAVPSSAVTTISNGNGDIQIKGVKEVAIDNRYGDVVIQDIIGKVSLINKNGHITVKNVGDRLVVENSYGNVEASSIDGDAKIENKNGDIEVEGIKGDLDIDNQYDDIIFRDITGNVVIEHKNGDILGEQVGKSVEVNTSYSSVSLDNVEGDVDIETKNEKVTLTNIGGSVVVENEYGKVTGKTIGNDISIKSRNGLIKVEDVKGKVEVESEHDAIELIDIDSHIKVIQQYGNVTLENTSGDIDIKNKNGDITVKNRNKALKNVDIQNEYGDVTLDIPDKQEGKFTIYTKYGKIKTDKGLSISENNSERIISETLGSGLNTISIEAKNGDVTIE; via the coding sequence ATGAAAGATAAAAAAGTAGGTATCATTACACTGGCTTTAACACTAATTGCTTTAGGCATGATATTAACGTTAAATAATTTTTTAGTTTTTGAAATGTCTAAGGTGCTAAAGGTACTAGCGGCACTGAGTATTATTGCCCTTGGTGTAGAATTTATTTTTATGGAATGGTCCAATAGAAGGAATGAGGAGAAAGTACGATTAAAAATAAGTGGGTTGTGCATTGTTGTATTAGTCATCATTTATGGTGTTTCAACATTTATTCCTCTGGGTATTGTCATCAATAATGATAACGTCTATTTCAATGGATGGTCCCTATTTAACCATCAATATGAGTATAAGTTTGAACGCACCTATGAGGAAGATGCTGAAAATTTAACTAAATTTGCTGTTAAAAACAATTACGGGGATATTGATATCGTAACCACTGAGACAACCAAGGTAACAGTCAATGCCATGATTAGGATTGCTCTAAACGAAGATGATGAAGCTAAGGCAGAAGACATGGCAGATGAAATCATTAACCTAAAGTCTCTAGGTGATACAGTAGAGCTATCTGCTACTAAGTACTATAGTAATACAGTTTCCATTGATTATATCATAGCCGTACCATCCAGTGCAGTAACCACCATCAGCAACGGAAATGGTGACATTCAGATAAAAGGCGTTAAAGAAGTTGCCATAGATAACCGCTATGGTGATGTGGTGATACAGGATATCATAGGAAAAGTATCTTTAATTAATAAAAATGGTCATATCACCGTTAAAAACGTTGGGGATCGATTGGTTGTTGAGAATAGTTATGGTAATGTAGAAGCCAGCTCCATTGATGGCGATGCCAAAATAGAAAACAAGAATGGTGACATTGAAGTAGAAGGGATAAAAGGGGATCTGGACATTGACAATCAATATGATGATATCATCTTTCGTGACATAACAGGCAATGTGGTTATTGAGCATAAGAATGGTGATATTCTAGGGGAGCAGGTAGGAAAAAGTGTTGAAGTCAACACAAGCTATTCTTCTGTTAGCCTTGATAATGTTGAGGGTGATGTGGATATTGAAACAAAAAATGAGAAAGTGACCCTAACCAATATTGGTGGAAGTGTTGTTGTTGAAAATGAATATGGGAAAGTAACAGGCAAAACCATAGGTAATGATATCAGCATTAAAAGTAGAAATGGTTTAATAAAAGTAGAAGATGTTAAGGGTAAGGTAGAAGTAGAAAGTGAACACGATGCCATTGAACTCATTGATATCGATTCCCATATTAAAGTGATACAACAATATGGTAATGTTACTCTGGAAAATACAAGTGGTGATATTGATATTAAAAATAAGAATGGTGATATTACCGTTAAGAATAGAAACAAAGCATTAAAAAATGTTGATATACAGAATGAATATGGTGATGTAACCCTTGATATACCGGATAAGCAGGAAGGCAAATTTACCATTTACACCAAGTATGGTAAGATTAAAACAGATAAAGGTTTGTCCATCTCAGAAAACAATAGTGAACGCATAATTAGTGAAACCTTAGGAAGCGGGTTAAATACCATTTCAATAGAAGCGAAAAATGGTGACGTAACCATAGAATAG
- a CDS encoding ABC transporter permease, with product MKQLLTLSQSEFDKIIEKRKSKVLIILVGMMLLGAGGLYFYVENNLNLTTISGSNFSVWILESLMGFILPFFAAMVIADSIAGESQVGTMANVYALPVTRQTMYVSKIIASLSYVAMIVGVIFVMTLMVGIVTTGLDILFSLGMILTTYLKAIAALGLVIACVGYLALWMKSSSMTLVVSTILFIVMNIFGLFIGTWDGLLPTTVIGSFDKIFTQNHMSLLVNMISYYIILIIIGIFKFQKKEV from the coding sequence ATGAAACAATTATTAACATTATCCCAATCTGAATTTGATAAGATTATTGAAAAAAGAAAATCGAAAGTATTAATTATCCTTGTAGGTATGATGTTGCTTGGTGCTGGAGGCTTGTATTTTTATGTGGAAAACAATCTGAACCTCACAACCATCAGTGGAAGTAACTTTTCTGTGTGGATCCTTGAATCATTAATGGGTTTTATACTGCCTTTTTTCGCCGCAATGGTCATAGCAGATAGCATTGCTGGGGAATCTCAGGTTGGAACAATGGCCAATGTATATGCATTGCCAGTAACCCGCCAAACCATGTATGTAAGCAAAATCATTGCCAGTTTATCTTATGTAGCTATGATTGTCGGTGTTATATTTGTTATGACATTGATGGTGGGTATCGTCACAACAGGGCTCGATATTTTATTCAGTCTGGGAATGATTTTAACAACCTATCTAAAGGCTATAGCGGCACTTGGTTTAGTGATTGCATGTGTGGGTTATCTTGCGTTGTGGATGAAATCAAGCAGCATGACACTTGTAGTCAGTACAATTTTATTTATTGTTATGAACATATTTGGTCTTTTTATAGGTACATGGGATGGCCTTTTACCAACAACGGTTATCGGTTCTTTTGATAAAATATTTACACAAAATCACATGTCCTTATTGGTAAATATGATTTCTTATTATATAATACTAATTATAATTGGTATCTTTAAATTTCAAAAGAAGGAAGTTTAG
- a CDS encoding methyl-accepting chemotaxis protein: MKLKIKKFHFRDMWMSNQIMSIMIVIALIPLIIVSVFVNNSIKKQVFAETENKLNQDVTYIEDSLKTTINHSIELIKVIKTQTRLDKILGDIESGRIQKYSPEFESITKVFENLVSESEELYERILIADGQGNMISNIAREDEGFHLLSIASKDYYKELKGDYFIGKSIISSATRRQVIPISMKIADHEDTLGVIVIFFDLEVLTKVLQKVNNDQGTCLLLDNRGYYLYHFNEEQLSKRWDSYKEHPHDEVMTYEDNGIVYYGKSKKIDGLNWSTVALIKQSVALTTITQINNNLKGMTLLLLVFIIGISLIYARLITRPISYLAKQMQDVMHGKFNHKAKFHTNREITMLNNHFTKMIMYLKEMIESITLASKTLNESSATLLQDTEEAYDYTRTTNESLESIGHDALSQQDNIQVGLDLLNSLMKEMGNITDSTRDIKASFETSKSITETGKQSVQTLRDNSKESSKISKELLEEMNTLIEAITEIERISNTITTISKQTDLLALNATIEAARAGEYGRSFGIVANEVKDLAGDIHHESSHINEITIALKSKSKDLKKYIATNQSIIESQNTAVIGAENSFANITNNSKTILTKTSNIIDSIHEVKTKNEAIHTFTLDLSTNFGETVNKTTAIMASAQHQFAVIEELKDASSDLQIQSNTLVKAVENFS; this comes from the coding sequence ATGAAGCTAAAGATTAAGAAATTTCATTTTAGAGATATGTGGATGAGTAACCAAATAATGAGTATTATGATTGTCATTGCATTAATTCCATTAATTATCGTGAGTGTATTTGTCAATAACTCCATTAAAAAACAAGTATTCGCTGAAACAGAAAATAAACTTAATCAAGATGTTACATACATTGAAGACTCATTAAAGACAACCATCAATCATTCCATTGAGTTAATTAAAGTTATCAAAACACAGACTAGGCTAGATAAAATATTAGGCGATATTGAGTCAGGACGCATACAAAAATACTCCCCCGAATTCGAGAGCATTACAAAGGTTTTTGAAAACCTTGTTTCAGAATCTGAAGAACTCTATGAACGTATTTTAATTGCCGATGGGCAGGGGAATATGATTAGCAATATAGCCAGAGAAGACGAAGGGTTTCATCTTCTATCCATAGCCAGTAAAGACTATTATAAAGAATTAAAAGGGGATTACTTTATAGGGAAATCCATTATATCATCAGCTACCCGGAGACAAGTGATACCCATTTCCATGAAGATAGCTGACCATGAAGATACCTTAGGTGTCATTGTGATTTTCTTTGATTTAGAAGTGTTAACCAAGGTGCTTCAGAAAGTCAATAACGATCAAGGAACATGTTTATTATTGGATAACAGAGGGTATTATTTATATCATTTTAATGAAGAACAGCTATCAAAGCGTTGGGATAGCTATAAGGAGCACCCACATGATGAAGTGATGACCTATGAAGACAATGGTATCGTATATTATGGAAAAAGTAAAAAAATCGATGGTTTAAACTGGTCCACAGTAGCGCTAATCAAACAGTCCGTGGCTTTAACAACCATCACCCAAATCAATAATAATCTAAAAGGTATGACGTTACTTCTACTTGTATTTATCATTGGTATTTCACTGATATATGCCCGTTTAATAACGAGACCCATAAGCTATTTGGCTAAACAGATGCAAGATGTGATGCACGGTAAATTTAATCACAAAGCCAAATTTCATACCAATCGTGAAATCACCATGCTCAACAATCATTTCACCAAGATGATCATGTATTTAAAGGAAATGATAGAGAGTATCACATTAGCATCAAAAACATTAAATGAATCTTCTGCCACACTCCTGCAAGATACAGAAGAAGCCTATGATTATACAAGAACCACCAATGAATCCCTTGAATCCATTGGCCATGATGCCTTATCCCAACAAGATAACATACAAGTTGGTTTAGATTTACTAAATAGCTTAATGAAAGAAATGGGTAACATAACAGATTCAACACGAGACATTAAAGCGTCCTTTGAAACATCCAAGTCCATAACAGAAACAGGGAAGCAGTCCGTGCAAACACTTCGAGACAACTCAAAGGAAAGCAGTAAAATATCCAAGGAACTTCTAGAAGAAATGAATACCTTAATAGAGGCCATAACGGAAATAGAGAGAATCAGTAATACCATCACAACCATATCCAAACAAACGGACCTCTTAGCGCTTAATGCAACCATTGAAGCAGCAAGAGCAGGTGAATATGGTAGAAGTTTTGGTATTGTAGCCAATGAAGTCAAGGATTTGGCTGGAGATATTCATCATGAATCCAGTCATATCAACGAAATTACAATAGCACTAAAATCCAAATCAAAAGACTTAAAAAAATATATCGCCACAAATCAAAGTATCATTGAAAGTCAAAACACAGCGGTAATAGGTGCTGAAAACTCATTTGCAAATATCACCAATAATAGTAAAACAATCCTGACAAAGACCAGTAATATTATTGATTCCATTCACGAAGTCAAAACAAAAAATGAAGCCATCCATACATTTACGTTGGACTTATCCACTAATTTTGGTGAAACGGTTAATAAAACCACAGCCATCATGGCTTCTGCACAACATCAATTTGCCGTGATTGAAGAGCTAAAGGATGCTTCTTCTGATTTACAAATACAATCCAATACGTTGGTTAAAGCCGTTGAAAATTTTTCATAA
- a CDS encoding response regulator transcription factor, translating into MNKKVLIIEDEVSIAELEKDYLEINDFEVELEHSGIKGLHNALTNTYHLIILDLMLPDMDGFEICKKIRMKSNVPILMVSARQKDIDKIRGLGLGADDYMTKPFSPNELVARVKAHIARYERLVGGEKVMSELSIRGLVINMDARRATVKGEEIVLTTKEYDLLLFLASNPDKVFSKETLFDRVWGMDHNGDIATVTVHIGKIREKIEKDSSNPQYIETIWGVGYRFKM; encoded by the coding sequence ATGAACAAAAAAGTGTTAATTATAGAAGATGAAGTCAGCATTGCAGAACTGGAAAAGGATTATTTAGAAATTAATGATTTTGAAGTTGAGCTAGAGCATTCTGGGATAAAAGGGCTTCATAATGCCCTGACAAATACCTATCATCTGATTATTCTTGACCTTATGCTGCCAGATATGGACGGTTTTGAAATATGCAAGAAAATTAGAATGAAAAGTAATGTGCCTATATTGATGGTGTCTGCAAGACAGAAAGATATTGATAAAATTAGAGGTCTAGGATTAGGTGCTGATGATTATATGACGAAGCCTTTTAGCCCTAATGAGTTGGTTGCCAGAGTAAAAGCCCATATTGCAAGATATGAAAGACTGGTTGGTGGCGAGAAGGTAATGAGCGAGCTGTCTATTAGAGGATTAGTCATTAATATGGATGCGAGACGTGCTACTGTTAAAGGTGAAGAGATTGTTTTAACGACGAAAGAATATGATTTATTATTGTTCTTGGCCAGTAACCCTGATAAAGTATTTAGTAAAGAAACGCTTTTTGACAGAGTGTGGGGGATGGATCATAATGGGGACATTGCAACGGTAACGGTTCATATTGGTAAGATTCGAGAGAAGATTGAAAAAGATTCGTCGAATCCTCAATATATTGAGACGATATGGGGGGTAGGTTATCGGTTTAAGATGTAG
- a CDS encoding ABC transporter ATP-binding protein has protein sequence MSLLTVKNLSKIYKNNRGIKNLDLIIEPGEIVALLGPNGAGKTTAIKSMLGFVNITDGLVIMQNYTMNEIEKARKETGIMVGKPMPYDFLTGYKHMKIHSRLYDQVDDHLIDQALEAVLLTPYKHERIKHYSTGMKQRLAFAQAIVHKPKLLILDEPFSGLDIEGKAAIKNRIKQLCHDEQVGVLISSHLIHDIEDMATKVCIIHDNRWLVTESVNHILRTYSSLEAYYLDQVQKKVVYA, from the coding sequence ATGTCTTTATTAACAGTAAAAAATTTATCTAAAATATATAAAAACAATCGAGGCATTAAAAACCTTGATCTTATCATTGAACCTGGAGAAATCGTTGCTCTTCTTGGACCTAATGGTGCAGGAAAGACAACGGCCATAAAAAGCATGTTAGGTTTTGTGAACATAACAGACGGTCTTGTCATCATGCAAAATTATACAATGAACGAAATAGAGAAAGCACGAAAAGAAACAGGTATCATGGTGGGTAAACCCATGCCCTATGATTTTTTAACGGGCTATAAGCACATGAAGATACATAGTCGACTGTATGATCAGGTGGATGACCATCTTATTGACCAAGCTTTAGAGGCTGTTTTATTAACCCCTTATAAACACGAGCGGATAAAACATTATTCAACAGGCATGAAACAAAGATTAGCGTTTGCACAAGCCATTGTGCATAAGCCTAAATTATTAATATTGGATGAACCCTTTTCTGGATTAGATATCGAAGGAAAAGCTGCAATAAAAAATCGGATTAAACAATTATGTCATGACGAACAAGTAGGTGTCTTAATATCTAGCCACTTAATTCATGATATTGAGGATATGGCTACAAAAGTATGTATTATTCACGATAATCGATGGCTAGTAACAGAATCAGTTAATCATATATTAAGGACGTACAGCAGTCTAGAAGCTTATTATCTGGATCAAGTGCAAAAAAAGGTGGTGTATGCATGA
- a CDS encoding chitobiase/beta-hexosaminidase C-terminal domain-containing protein, translating into MKCQKGMQRLFLSLTMSILLLTGTMTSVMATTTADYSESASSIDSDTARIVFESYCSSTYVYIHYQVNNGNQLNYLMQANGDTWTYDVNGLVNGDVIDYWFTYQIGSTQKDTGNFSFTHGTVSQQVAAPTMSPSGGTYSNPQDVTISCATSGADIHYTIDGSTPTTSSPIYTAPITVSTNKTVKAIGVKSGMTPSNISSATYYIGGQSTLAKFEPADGKTLIVVGQDRDEMDAYEALPDIPDPAGYMIYTGTVDAAGMTSPSDKGAGMQDLQHWINNKPHSICQIGIDMTDYDQHQDGQDEEVKVADGLRDANIRTMAQAIKASNKPVYVRIGYEPDGNHNHYFEPSEYVMAYRRVHNIFREEEVSNVAFVWNVIGIEPAWGWDIEAWYPGDAYVDWIGVSWFGWPSAGEEATAAQYRQNAADFANQKNKPLMLGECSGRAYYPMTNAANWDQYFQKVFDYIALNNVKMLSYINQDWNQQPIFSDPTIWGDTRIQQPGASYIYNKWKAEVSKPRYLNESANLYAAIGFDPSTPAEPVVPEPQYDIPTVFEAEGFYDYYNFVQAPIAAHSNNLLLAWGNWDYVYDNIPRGNSWASYKINASSTNNYKVTIRLSNGNAATTATIKLDGNTVATINIPQTSDWETFTTSTSSSFNISAGTHTLTIEQTGTGFNMDTIEVSQ; encoded by the coding sequence ATGAAGTGTCAAAAGGGCATGCAACGACTATTTTTAAGCTTAACAATGTCCATCTTATTGCTCACAGGTACCATGACTTCCGTAATGGCAACAACCACGGCTGATTACAGTGAATCTGCGTCCAGCATTGATTCCGATACAGCTCGAATCGTTTTTGAATCTTACTGTTCTTCAACTTATGTTTACATTCATTATCAAGTGAATAATGGTAACCAGTTAAACTATTTGATGCAAGCCAATGGGGATACATGGACTTATGATGTGAACGGTTTAGTGAATGGTGATGTCATCGACTATTGGTTTACATACCAGATTGGCAGTACCCAAAAAGACACCGGTAATTTTAGTTTTACCCATGGTACAGTCTCACAGCAAGTGGCTGCACCAACCATGAGCCCATCTGGCGGGACATACAGCAACCCTCAAGATGTGACCATCAGTTGTGCTACCTCTGGTGCTGATATCCACTATACAATAGATGGTTCAACACCAACCACGTCTTCACCAATCTATACTGCACCGATTACCGTATCCACCAATAAAACCGTAAAAGCCATTGGTGTGAAATCCGGTATGACACCTTCTAACATAAGCAGTGCCACTTATTATATCGGTGGTCAAAGTACATTAGCTAAATTTGAACCTGCTGATGGCAAAACCCTTATTGTGGTTGGTCAAGACCGTGATGAAATGGATGCTTATGAAGCCTTGCCAGATATTCCCGACCCTGCTGGCTATATGATTTATACCGGTACGGTTGATGCCGCAGGCATGACATCACCATCGGACAAAGGTGCAGGCATGCAAGACCTTCAACACTGGATTAACAACAAACCACATTCCATATGTCAGATTGGTATTGATATGACCGATTATGACCAACATCAAGATGGTCAAGATGAAGAAGTAAAAGTTGCTGATGGGTTAAGAGATGCCAATATTCGAACCATGGCACAAGCCATAAAAGCCTCCAATAAACCTGTTTACGTCCGCATAGGTTATGAACCAGACGGCAATCACAATCATTACTTCGAACCTTCCGAATATGTAATGGCCTATCGACGTGTTCACAATATCTTTAGAGAAGAAGAAGTAAGTAATGTGGCCTTTGTATGGAATGTCATTGGCATTGAACCTGCATGGGGCTGGGATATTGAAGCCTGGTATCCTGGTGATGCTTACGTGGATTGGATAGGCGTTAGCTGGTTTGGATGGCCATCAGCAGGCGAAGAAGCTACAGCAGCCCAATACCGTCAAAACGCAGCCGATTTTGCTAATCAAAAGAACAAGCCCCTTATGCTTGGGGAATGCTCAGGAAGAGCTTACTACCCCATGACAAACGCTGCTAACTGGGACCAATATTTCCAAAAAGTCTTTGACTATATTGCATTAAATAATGTGAAAATGTTATCCTACATTAATCAAGATTGGAATCAACAACCCATATTTAGTGACCCAACTATTTGGGGTGATACAAGAATTCAACAACCAGGTGCCAGCTATATCTATAACAAGTGGAAAGCAGAAGTATCCAAACCCAGATACCTGAACGAATCCGCAAATCTCTATGCTGCTATTGGTTTCGACCCATCAACACCAGCAGAACCCGTTGTGCCAGAACCACAATATGATATACCAACAGTCTTTGAAGCAGAAGGATTCTATGACTACTATAATTTTGTCCAAGCACCTATTGCCGCACATTCCAATAACTTATTGCTCGCATGGGGTAACTGGGATTATGTCTACGATAACATCCCTAGAGGAAATAGCTGGGCTTCCTATAAAATAAACGCCTCCTCCACGAACAATTATAAAGTAACAATAAGACTATCCAACGGTAATGCTGCAACCACAGCAACCATTAAGTTAGATGGCAATACCGTGGCCACCATTAACATTCCTCAAACCAGCGATTGGGAAACCTTCACAACCTCCACAAGCAGTTCATTTAATATAAGTGCCGGCACCCATACCCTTACCATCGAGCAAACAGGTACAGGCTTCAATATGGATACCATAGAAGTAAGTCAATAA
- a CDS encoding RNA polymerase sigma factor, translated as MKQDQHAFQHLVEDYQSSFLTMAYKFTNHYTDAEDLCQEIFIKVYKALPTYRKKSQLSTWLYRIAVNRCLDWKRRSKSSLFQMVNLSDFSPGLKTNRSTEEEVIYKEKQQFIHQTVYNLKDKYKTIVILYHFNGLSYKEISEILNLPVKTIETRLYRARKQIKDKLMHQGYGGDIIEVQGI; from the coding sequence ATGAAGCAGGATCAACATGCTTTTCAGCATCTGGTTGAAGACTATCAGTCCAGTTTTTTGACCATGGCTTATAAGTTCACCAATCATTACACCGACGCCGAAGACCTTTGCCAGGAGATCTTTATAAAAGTATATAAAGCATTGCCCACTTATCGGAAAAAAAGTCAGTTATCTACTTGGTTATACCGTATAGCCGTTAACCGATGTTTGGATTGGAAACGCAGGTCCAAATCCAGTTTATTTCAAATGGTCAATCTATCTGACTTTTCACCTGGGCTAAAGACAAATAGGTCAACGGAGGAAGAAGTTATCTACAAAGAGAAACAGCAATTTATTCATCAAACCGTTTACAATCTTAAAGATAAGTATAAAACCATTGTTATTTTATATCATTTTAATGGGTTAAGTTATAAAGAAATCTCAGAAATCCTTAATTTACCCGTTAAAACCATAGAAACAAGGTTATACCGAGCTAGAAAACAAATAAAAGATAAATTAATGCACCAAGGGTATGGAGGTGATATCATTGAAGTACAAGGCATATAA